Proteins co-encoded in one Luteolibacter sp. Y139 genomic window:
- a CDS encoding YggS family pyridoxal phosphate-dependent enzyme translates to MGDLAGRLAALRGRIDDACRRAGRETGEVALLAVSKTFPAEAVQEAYEAGQRCFGESRQQEAAPKIEVLPTDIEWHFIGGLQRNKARKVVAAFPVIHSVDSLRLAEYLDRVAGEEGKRPKIYLEVNIAGEASKGGFSAKELLASAGALAGFRDVEITGLMAIPPDDAEAARRWFAATRELRDRLRVESGLALTGLSMGMSADFEDAVLEGSTVVRVGSALFGYRSYPA, encoded by the coding sequence ATGGGCGACTTGGCCGGACGCTTGGCCGCGCTGCGCGGACGCATTGATGACGCCTGCCGCCGCGCCGGTCGAGAGACTGGCGAGGTGGCGTTGCTGGCGGTGTCGAAAACCTTTCCCGCCGAGGCGGTGCAGGAGGCCTATGAGGCTGGCCAGCGCTGCTTCGGCGAAAGCCGCCAGCAGGAGGCCGCGCCGAAGATCGAGGTGCTGCCCACCGATATCGAGTGGCACTTCATCGGTGGCCTCCAGCGCAACAAGGCGCGGAAGGTGGTCGCGGCGTTTCCGGTCATCCACAGCGTCGATTCGCTGCGCTTGGCGGAATACCTCGACCGCGTGGCGGGGGAGGAAGGCAAGCGGCCGAAGATCTATCTGGAGGTGAATATTGCCGGCGAGGCGAGCAAGGGTGGGTTTTCGGCCAAGGAGCTGCTGGCCTCCGCAGGGGCACTGGCCGGATTCCGCGACGTGGAAATCACCGGGCTGATGGCCATCCCGCCGGATGATGCCGAGGCTGCCCGCCGGTGGTTCGCCGCGACGCGTGAATTGCGGGATCGCTTGCGAGTTGAATCCGGTCTCGCGCTGACCGGGCTGAGCATGGGAATGAGCGCGGATTTCGAGGATGCCGTGCTTGAGGGCTCCACCGTGGTGCGTGTGGGCTCGGCGCTTTTTGGTTACCGTTCTTACCCCGCATGA
- a CDS encoding carboxy terminal-processing peptidase, producing MSILRIRRAAMAAALAATTLTACAQQANFDEVGRQMAIMLQNSHFARLPFNNLSQRFLDDFISDLDSQKAYFTQADIDRFNRQYAKDLSAMLLQENSMAAAKDIYDTFRQRVEARVAEAKRLLADNHFDFTQQDSIERSRKDAAWPKDEAEANANWGKQIKEAVLSETLRRDMIAQLAEKQGKPNPLKNEKDPKDKIALRYERFLHSVVKDVDDEDVAAMFLSSVARSFDPHTDYMSTREMDRFRDGMKNELVGIGALLQGEEDGATKIMGIVVGGPADKLGSLKLNDRVVAVDPDGDGPKEMVDIMFMKIDKVVDLIRGQKGTPVQLKVEPAGGAPGETNLIAIVRDMVELKDEQASAEIIDMKTPDGEKARVGVITLPSFYADFDEGKTRCSVDVERLLERLKAENINGLVLDLRNNGGGALEEVRRMTGFFTRRGPVVQVKNTFGEIQVKESDAKESIYDGPMVVLTDKSSASASEILAGALQDDNRAVIVGESSTFGKGTVQQPMDIGRMLPFFKARNKAGTLKVTIQKFYRPSGNSTQNKGVVPNVILPSLTDALEVGESFLDHPLEYDRIRVAPDFSPMKKEDLFLPRLAELSTERVKGSKDFSYVIEDVTKTKARIRDNKVSLNLADRKKELDDIEALQHDRNSERKARFAEIEKKDKETFTFFKLTLDDVEKGGDLRPFDPAKDNEEYMKRAKDETAELDDTPKWPSGMDPYKREGLSVLGDLVKITRNARLAGMLDR from the coding sequence ATGAGCATACTTCGTATCCGCAGAGCCGCCATGGCGGCCGCACTCGCCGCCACTACCCTCACCGCCTGCGCACAACAGGCCAATTTCGATGAAGTCGGACGGCAGATGGCGATCATGCTGCAGAACAGCCACTTTGCCCGGCTGCCCTTCAACAACCTGAGCCAGCGGTTCCTGGACGATTTCATCTCCGACCTCGACTCCCAGAAGGCGTATTTCACGCAGGCTGACATCGACCGTTTCAACCGCCAGTACGCCAAGGACCTGTCCGCCATGCTGCTGCAGGAGAACAGCATGGCCGCGGCCAAGGACATCTACGACACTTTCAGGCAGCGCGTGGAGGCCCGTGTGGCCGAGGCCAAGCGCCTGCTGGCTGACAACCATTTCGATTTCACCCAGCAGGACAGCATCGAGCGCAGCCGCAAGGATGCTGCCTGGCCGAAGGATGAGGCCGAGGCCAATGCCAACTGGGGCAAGCAGATCAAGGAGGCGGTCCTTTCGGAGACCCTTCGCCGCGACATGATCGCGCAGCTCGCGGAGAAGCAGGGCAAGCCGAACCCGCTGAAGAACGAGAAAGATCCGAAGGACAAGATCGCCCTGCGTTACGAACGTTTCCTCCACAGCGTGGTGAAGGACGTGGATGATGAGGATGTGGCGGCCATGTTCCTCAGCTCGGTGGCCCGCTCGTTCGACCCGCACACCGATTACATGAGCACCCGTGAGATGGACCGGTTCCGCGACGGGATGAAGAACGAGCTCGTCGGCATCGGCGCTCTCCTTCAAGGCGAAGAAGACGGCGCGACCAAGATCATGGGCATCGTGGTCGGAGGCCCGGCTGACAAGCTCGGTTCACTCAAGCTGAATGACCGTGTGGTGGCCGTCGATCCAGATGGTGACGGACCCAAGGAGATGGTCGACATCATGTTCATGAAGATCGACAAGGTGGTCGATCTGATCCGCGGCCAGAAGGGCACGCCGGTGCAGCTGAAGGTGGAGCCAGCCGGCGGCGCGCCGGGCGAAACCAACCTTATCGCGATCGTCCGCGACATGGTCGAGCTCAAGGACGAGCAAGCCAGCGCCGAGATCATCGACATGAAAACTCCCGACGGGGAGAAGGCCCGTGTCGGCGTGATCACTTTGCCTTCATTCTATGCCGACTTCGATGAGGGCAAGACCCGCTGCTCGGTGGACGTGGAGCGTTTGCTGGAGCGTCTCAAGGCGGAGAACATCAACGGGCTGGTGCTCGACCTCCGCAACAACGGTGGTGGAGCGCTGGAGGAAGTCCGCCGCATGACCGGTTTCTTCACTCGCCGCGGTCCCGTGGTGCAGGTGAAGAACACCTTCGGCGAGATTCAGGTGAAGGAGTCCGATGCGAAGGAGTCGATCTATGACGGCCCGATGGTGGTGCTGACCGACAAGAGCAGTGCCTCCGCCAGTGAGATCCTGGCCGGAGCGCTTCAGGACGACAACCGCGCGGTGATCGTCGGCGAGTCGTCCACCTTCGGCAAGGGCACCGTCCAGCAGCCGATGGACATCGGCCGCATGCTGCCTTTCTTCAAGGCCCGCAACAAGGCCGGCACCCTGAAGGTGACCATCCAGAAGTTCTACCGTCCTTCCGGCAACTCGACCCAGAACAAGGGCGTGGTGCCGAACGTGATCCTGCCGAGCCTGACCGACGCGCTTGAAGTCGGGGAGTCGTTCCTGGACCACCCGCTGGAGTATGATCGCATCCGCGTGGCTCCCGATTTCTCGCCGATGAAGAAGGAGGATCTTTTCCTGCCGCGTCTGGCCGAGCTCAGCACCGAGCGGGTCAAGGGCTCGAAGGACTTCTCCTACGTCATCGAGGACGTGACCAAGACGAAGGCGCGCATCCGCGACAACAAGGTTTCTCTGAATCTCGCCGACCGTAAGAAGGAACTCGATGACATCGAGGCTCTGCAGCACGATCGTAACAGCGAGCGCAAGGCCCGCTTTGCCGAGATCGAGAAGAAGGACAAGGAGACGTTCACCTTCTTCAAGCTGACGCTCGATGATGTGGAAAAGGGCGGTGACCTGCGGCCCTTCGACCCAGCCAAGGACAACGAGGAGTACATGAAGCGTGCGAAGGACGAGACTGCAGAGCTCGACGACACGCCGAAGTGGCCTAGTGGCATGGATCCCTACAAGCGCGAGGGCCTGTCGGTCCTTGGCGACCTTGTGAAAATCACCCGCAATGCCCGGTTGGCCGGGATGCTGGATCGTTGA
- a CDS encoding PDZ domain-containing protein: MLPASVFGDDGFPAAALGSLASEDYKDRVQGERALIAWGQGKPEQAEERLLKEHDAATDPEVKLRLREALKEVVASEHQRKDGQGYVGIQMAEQNVALPGNGEQRGGVLVTRVNPDTPAMKAGLQANDVIIGLDNLKWPPGVGLAAPGMGVAGLEGTATAGFSTAIRGHKPGDKVDLEVLRGGEVKKLEMILTVRPMGLDQVPRSLLLPGAPLEEVAEELRSLEKKAKDEYFERWLASKRAAAKKP, from the coding sequence ATGCTTCCGGCGTCGGTTTTTGGTGATGACGGTTTTCCTGCCGCGGCGCTGGGATCCTTGGCGAGCGAGGATTACAAGGACCGCGTGCAAGGCGAGCGCGCCCTGATCGCCTGGGGGCAAGGGAAGCCGGAGCAGGCCGAGGAGCGCCTGCTCAAGGAGCATGACGCCGCCACCGACCCGGAAGTGAAGCTCCGGCTCCGGGAGGCGCTCAAGGAGGTGGTGGCTTCGGAGCACCAGCGGAAGGACGGCCAGGGCTACGTGGGCATCCAGATGGCGGAGCAGAACGTGGCGCTTCCCGGGAACGGCGAGCAGCGTGGCGGCGTGCTGGTCACCCGGGTGAATCCGGACACCCCGGCGATGAAGGCGGGTCTACAGGCGAATGACGTGATCATCGGCCTGGACAATCTCAAGTGGCCTCCGGGCGTGGGCTTGGCTGCGCCGGGCATGGGTGTCGCAGGCTTGGAGGGGACTGCCACCGCAGGTTTCTCGACGGCAATCCGCGGTCACAAGCCGGGGGACAAGGTGGACTTGGAGGTTCTCCGGGGAGGGGAGGTGAAGAAGCTGGAGATGATCCTGACCGTCCGCCCGATGGGGCTGGACCAGGTGCCCCGATCCTTGCTTCTCCCGGGTGCTCCCTTGGAGGAGGTGGCAGAGGAGCTGAGGTCGCTGGAAAAAAAGGCAAAGGATGAGTATTTTGAGCGCTGGCTGGCCAGTAAGAGAGCTGCCGCCAAGAAGCCCTGA
- a CDS encoding polysaccharide biosynthesis/export family protein, whose amino-acid sequence MNYSPKVGLMKRLFLILMLLCLSMPGLMAQTTISAGRAIQIQVKGVPADDSTLISGAYTVSDGGTIRLPLLSSPIRAAGLSPTSLAQNIEASYRAEKIFTTPAVNVVATSLEGIEELIVTVGNQVQSPGPVKYYRGMTIWEAVQSAKGATPFGALNRVRLTRGKQVKEYNMKNPEHMKIQLEPKDTIEVPQKNVLGN is encoded by the coding sequence ATGAACTACTCACCGAAAGTCGGCCTTATGAAGCGCTTGTTCCTGATACTGATGCTCCTGTGCCTCTCGATGCCGGGACTGATGGCGCAGACCACGATCAGTGCGGGTCGCGCGATCCAGATTCAGGTCAAGGGCGTGCCAGCCGACGATTCGACCCTGATCAGCGGAGCCTATACCGTTTCCGACGGCGGGACGATCCGGCTGCCGCTTTTGTCGAGCCCGATCCGTGCCGCGGGCCTGAGTCCGACTTCGTTGGCCCAGAACATCGAAGCCTCTTACCGGGCAGAGAAGATCTTCACCACCCCGGCGGTGAACGTGGTCGCGACCAGCTTGGAAGGGATTGAAGAGCTGATCGTCACGGTTGGCAACCAGGTCCAGAGCCCTGGACCGGTGAAGTACTACCGCGGCATGACTATCTGGGAAGCGGTGCAGTCCGCCAAGGGTGCCACGCCGTTCGGTGCCCTTAACCGGGTCCGCCTCACTCGCGGCAAGCAGGTGAAGGAATACAACATGAAGAATCCCGAGCACATGAAGATCCAGCTCGAACCGAAGGACACCATCGAGGTTCCGCAGAAGAACGTCCTCGGAAACTAG
- a CDS encoding GumC family protein — protein sequence MNQSTNPSEASLHAIDYWQVVKNRYGVILLTFLLVFMTALVITYVMPKKYESTAVVQVRQKGTGIQVIPGMADASRYQESSSAMFFPTEFAVIKAQKTLDAAIENLDLVNRWNTDLETVRRTLKGIVDAQDIRGTSLIEIKVRYNDPKDAQKIAKEVAEAYRERRKKLQGDYSNQALDELRKAVIAQEDAVEDKRKLLSQIIRTEGIIYWGDPSVSGGPRGFTKADDAESAAKAYVDLEQEKIQLESQIETLLRYDGPQLMNYASGLSLPDNIIPVLLPQYQEQKRQYEAMKSQGRGERHPMMLSQASNLQSMEKDLVEAVANLRETLKAKLSLAQEQLARLKTRMDVKEDDAVKQGIANQNFVDAKNDFETAQRLLEQLKVKEISETMQTKITEDPIILHEEPMISNVPVSPNVTLNLALGAVVGMIFGIGVAFFLEYLDTSVKSLEDVERYLQVPVLAVIPKDVGVLYKQSGMSPDAEAYRILRTNIEFNRKNPEDNAITVVSGGAGEGKSTTLVNLAYICAQGGYTTLMIDADLRRPRLHTFFDINNSVGLTNYLTTELMLEDVILQTPVDNLYFMPSGILPADAAGILNSRRMSELIQDVKQRFDLVLVDSPPILGVSDASVLASEVDLTMIVVQHRKLPRNMLMRVKQAVENVGGHVIGVVLNNVDVRSDSQYQYYTSYYTYYAPAESQPMPSPVSSQPSQSPQPRAASKKTTSADDSKQDLY from the coding sequence ATGAACCAATCAACCAACCCATCGGAGGCTTCCCTCCATGCCATCGACTATTGGCAGGTCGTCAAAAACCGCTACGGGGTCATCCTTTTGACCTTCCTGTTGGTATTCATGACCGCGCTGGTCATCACCTACGTGATGCCGAAGAAGTACGAGAGCACTGCTGTCGTGCAGGTTCGTCAAAAGGGGACTGGGATTCAGGTGATTCCGGGCATGGCCGACGCCAGCCGGTATCAAGAGTCGTCCTCGGCGATGTTCTTCCCGACCGAGTTCGCCGTGATCAAAGCCCAGAAGACACTGGACGCCGCGATCGAGAACCTCGACCTCGTCAATCGTTGGAATACCGACCTTGAGACGGTGCGACGCACGCTCAAGGGAATCGTCGATGCCCAGGACATTCGTGGTACCTCGCTCATTGAGATCAAGGTCCGCTACAACGATCCGAAGGACGCGCAGAAGATCGCCAAGGAAGTGGCCGAGGCTTACCGTGAGCGCCGCAAGAAGCTCCAGGGTGACTATTCCAATCAGGCGCTCGACGAACTCCGCAAGGCGGTGATCGCCCAAGAAGACGCGGTGGAAGACAAGCGCAAGCTGCTTTCGCAGATCATCCGCACCGAAGGCATCATCTACTGGGGCGATCCCAGTGTTTCCGGTGGTCCCCGCGGGTTCACCAAGGCTGACGACGCCGAATCGGCGGCAAAGGCTTATGTCGACCTGGAGCAGGAAAAGATCCAGTTGGAGAGCCAGATCGAGACCTTGTTGAGATATGATGGTCCTCAGCTGATGAACTATGCTTCCGGTCTGAGCCTGCCGGATAATATCATCCCCGTGCTGCTGCCCCAATATCAGGAGCAGAAGCGCCAATACGAGGCGATGAAGAGCCAAGGCCGCGGAGAAAGGCACCCGATGATGCTTTCGCAGGCCTCCAATCTCCAGAGCATGGAGAAGGACCTGGTGGAAGCCGTGGCGAACCTCCGCGAAACCCTCAAGGCCAAGCTTTCCTTGGCCCAAGAGCAGCTGGCCCGCCTCAAGACCCGCATGGACGTGAAGGAGGACGACGCCGTCAAGCAGGGCATCGCCAACCAGAACTTCGTGGACGCGAAGAATGACTTCGAAACCGCCCAGCGACTGCTGGAGCAGCTGAAGGTGAAGGAGATCTCGGAAACGATGCAGACCAAGATCACAGAAGATCCGATCATCCTGCATGAGGAGCCGATGATCTCGAACGTGCCGGTGAGCCCGAATGTGACCCTGAACCTCGCCCTCGGCGCGGTGGTCGGAATGATCTTCGGTATCGGTGTCGCCTTCTTCCTCGAATACCTCGACACCTCCGTGAAGTCGCTGGAAGACGTGGAGCGCTATCTTCAAGTGCCGGTGCTGGCCGTCATCCCGAAGGACGTGGGTGTCCTCTACAAGCAGAGCGGCATGAGCCCGGATGCCGAGGCCTACCGGATCCTGCGCACGAACATCGAGTTCAACCGCAAGAACCCGGAAGACAACGCCATCACCGTCGTGTCCGGTGGTGCCGGCGAAGGCAAGTCGACCACGCTGGTCAACCTCGCCTACATCTGCGCGCAGGGTGGCTACACCACGCTGATGATCGACGCCGACTTGCGTCGCCCGCGTTTGCACACCTTCTTCGACATCAACAACTCGGTCGGCCTGACGAACTACCTGACCACCGAGCTGATGCTGGAAGACGTGATTCTCCAGACGCCGGTGGACAATCTCTACTTCATGCCGTCCGGCATCCTGCCCGCGGACGCCGCGGGTATTCTCAACAGCCGCCGCATGTCCGAGCTGATTCAGGACGTGAAGCAGCGGTTCGACTTGGTGCTAGTGGACTCGCCGCCGATCCTCGGCGTGAGCGACGCTTCCGTGCTCGCGAGCGAAGTGGACCTCACCATGATCGTGGTCCAGCACCGCAAGCTGCCGCGCAACATGCTGATGCGCGTGAAGCAGGCTGTCGAAAACGTGGGCGGTCACGTCATCGGCGTGGTGCTGAACAACGTGGATGTCCGCAGCGACAGCCAGTATCAATATTACACGAGCTACTACACCTACTATGCACCGGCCGAGTCGCAGCCGATGCCATCACCGGTGTCGAGCCAGCCGTCGCAGTCCCCGCAGCCGCGGGCAGCGTCCAAGAAGACCACTTCGGCGGACGATTCGAAACAAGACCTGTATTGA
- a CDS encoding DNA-3-methyladenine glycosylase, producing the protein MERLTAGFFERHSVVDCARALIGAKFLWNGCEGRIVETEAYAAEGDEACHTFFRQGARAFVASHPAGTAYVYLNYGVHWLFNVLVHGPQGSGFVLLRALEPLAGIERMMERRGKSKVHELCSGPGKLTRALGIDGDAHGTPFLDGESTGMVTGVSASVVSSFRIGISRAQDLPWRFHEDANIHVSR; encoded by the coding sequence ATGGAACGGCTGACGGCAGGGTTCTTTGAGCGGCACTCCGTGGTGGACTGCGCTCGTGCGCTGATCGGCGCGAAGTTTCTCTGGAATGGCTGTGAGGGCCGGATTGTGGAGACCGAGGCCTATGCGGCGGAGGGCGATGAAGCCTGCCATACCTTTTTCCGGCAGGGTGCACGGGCCTTTGTCGCGTCACATCCCGCGGGGACCGCTTACGTTTATCTCAACTACGGGGTCCACTGGCTCTTCAATGTGCTCGTCCACGGGCCACAGGGATCGGGATTCGTGCTGCTCCGCGCCCTGGAGCCCTTGGCGGGCATCGAGCGGATGATGGAGCGCCGGGGTAAATCGAAGGTGCATGAGCTGTGCTCCGGCCCTGGCAAACTGACGCGAGCGCTGGGGATCGATGGCGATGCTCATGGAACCCCCTTTCTTGACGGCGAAAGCACGGGGATGGTTACAGGGGTCTCCGCGAGCGTCGTCAGCAGCTTCCGGATTGGAATATCAAGGGCTCAGGACCTTCCATGGCGGTTCCATGAGGACGCAAACATCCACGTCAGCCGGTAA
- a CDS encoding Nif3-like dinuclear metal center hexameric protein produces MASLQEIVAFLDAELRISEIPDYSGAVNGLQLENGGAVTKVAAAVDASLPVVEAAVAAGADLLVVHHGMFWQGMQPLTRAFYRKIKAAMDGGLAIYSAHLPLDVHPELGNNVLMLKALGFEVSGTFFDWKGVRLGLVAETDISRESLILKVSEVVGGSVHVCPGGPETVRKIGLVTGGAGSEVAICPKSGVDTFITGEGPHWSYPLAEELGVNLLYAGHYATETFGVKALAGRLARDFALEQVFIDRPTGL; encoded by the coding sequence ATGGCGAGCTTGCAGGAGATCGTGGCGTTTCTCGACGCGGAGCTGAGGATTTCCGAGATCCCGGACTATTCCGGGGCGGTGAATGGCTTGCAGCTTGAGAATGGCGGCGCGGTTACGAAGGTCGCCGCGGCGGTGGATGCGTCGCTGCCGGTGGTAGAGGCGGCGGTGGCAGCGGGTGCGGATCTGTTAGTGGTGCACCACGGGATGTTCTGGCAGGGGATGCAGCCGCTGACGCGGGCCTTCTATAGAAAGATCAAGGCGGCGATGGATGGAGGGCTGGCGATCTATTCGGCTCACCTGCCGCTGGATGTGCATCCTGAGCTGGGGAATAACGTTCTGATGCTCAAAGCCTTGGGATTTGAGGTGAGCGGCACTTTCTTTGACTGGAAAGGGGTAAGGCTGGGGTTGGTTGCGGAGACGGATATTTCTCGTGAGTCGTTGATTTTAAAGGTGTCCGAAGTGGTTGGAGGTTCCGTTCATGTGTGTCCGGGCGGGCCGGAGACTGTGCGGAAGATAGGTTTGGTGACTGGCGGGGCGGGCTCGGAAGTTGCAATTTGCCCGAAGTCGGGAGTTGATACATTCATCACCGGCGAAGGGCCGCATTGGAGTTATCCGTTGGCGGAGGAGCTGGGGGTGAACCTCCTCTACGCGGGGCACTACGCGACCGAGACCTTCGGGGTGAAGGCGCTGGCTGGGCGGCTGGCGCGGGATTTCGCGCTGGAGCAGGTGTTCATTGACCGCCCGACCGGGCTTTGA
- a CDS encoding RluA family pseudouridine synthase: MKRNVIRVRAVCDFRVIDESDDWIVVDKPAPLAVHPANGKVEATLLGGLEELLRYEIANGARLSILTRLDRETSGLVLVAKHAAAARHFSRQFERREIGKEYLAVVHGWPEWEETRVEAAIIRAGGEIWLRQAVDPAGRDCVTAFRVERRFSNALGEFGEFGVVRCFPETGRMHQIRVHLEHLGHPLVGDKIYGTDGRPYLEQMADGLSDESVSRLILPRHALHACKLVAEWGGMREWRSELPGDLTRFCGE, encoded by the coding sequence TTGAAACGGAATGTCATCCGCGTGCGGGCGGTGTGCGATTTCCGGGTGATCGATGAGTCGGACGACTGGATCGTCGTCGACAAACCGGCGCCGTTGGCCGTGCACCCGGCGAACGGGAAGGTGGAGGCGACCTTGCTGGGCGGGCTGGAGGAGCTGCTGAGGTATGAAATCGCCAATGGGGCGCGGCTTTCGATCCTAACGCGGCTGGACCGGGAGACCAGCGGGCTGGTGCTGGTGGCGAAGCATGCGGCCGCGGCACGGCATTTTTCGCGGCAATTCGAGCGGCGGGAGATTGGGAAGGAATACCTGGCGGTGGTTCACGGCTGGCCGGAGTGGGAGGAGACGCGGGTGGAGGCTGCTATTATAAGAGCAGGTGGGGAAATCTGGCTGCGGCAGGCGGTGGATCCGGCGGGGCGGGACTGCGTGACGGCCTTCCGGGTGGAGCGGCGGTTTTCGAATGCGCTCGGCGAGTTCGGCGAGTTCGGCGTGGTCCGGTGTTTTCCGGAGACCGGGCGGATGCACCAGATCCGCGTGCATCTGGAGCATCTCGGCCATCCGCTGGTGGGGGACAAGATCTACGGGACGGACGGGCGGCCGTACTTGGAGCAGATGGCGGACGGGCTTTCTGACGAGTCGGTGTCGCGGCTGATCTTGCCGCGACATGCGCTGCATGCGTGCAAGCTGGTGGCGGAGTGGGGCGGCATGAGGGAATGGCGATCGGAGCTGCCGGGGGATTTGACTCGCTTCTGCGGGGAGTGA
- a CDS encoding bifunctional UDP-3-O-[3-hydroxymyristoyl] N-acetylglucosamine deacetylase/3-hydroxyacyl-ACP dehydratase: MSADAQHTLASTATLEGTSLHTGAKVTLTLKPAPVDHGFKFRRVDLPDQPFIDADADKVQTVERATTLAEGSVKVHTVEHVLSALTGMGVDNAIIEMDANEPPIGDGSSRPFVELIKKAGLAAQDAPRKIWEIREPIHQETGDGSLITIVPSKTFRVSVTNVGPDGRFTQYFSSEVTPELYEKEIAPARTFVYYEDVKPLLEKGLIKGGSLENAVVVRGNEVMSKEALRFPNEFARHKALDVIGDLILSGKRILGHVIAVKPGHGPNSKLAATLKREYGRMRSLAAPFALPRGETVLDINDVLKILPHRYPFLMVDRIIDMVGDSKCTGVKNVTINEPYFIGHFPGHPIMPGVLQLEAMAQVSSVLMLRKPENQGKIGYFMSADNVKWRRPVLPGDTLHIEAEVIKIRGSIGQTRCRCMVGNEVASEAELKFALVAQ; this comes from the coding sequence ATGTCCGCCGACGCGCAGCACACCCTCGCTTCCACCGCCACTCTCGAGGGTACCTCCCTTCATACCGGAGCCAAAGTCACCCTCACCCTCAAGCCTGCGCCCGTGGATCACGGCTTTAAGTTCCGCCGCGTCGATCTGCCGGATCAGCCGTTCATCGATGCCGACGCGGACAAGGTGCAGACCGTCGAGCGCGCCACCACCCTTGCCGAGGGTTCGGTCAAGGTTCACACCGTCGAGCACGTCCTCTCCGCCCTCACCGGCATGGGCGTGGACAATGCCATCATCGAAATGGACGCCAATGAGCCGCCAATCGGCGATGGCTCCTCCCGCCCCTTCGTCGAGCTCATCAAGAAGGCCGGCCTCGCCGCCCAGGATGCGCCCCGCAAGATCTGGGAAATCCGCGAGCCCATCCACCAGGAAACCGGCGACGGCTCGTTGATCACCATCGTCCCCAGCAAGACTTTCCGCGTCTCCGTCACCAATGTCGGCCCCGACGGCCGCTTCACCCAATACTTCTCCAGCGAAGTCACCCCGGAACTCTACGAGAAGGAAATCGCTCCGGCCCGCACCTTCGTTTACTACGAGGACGTCAAGCCGCTGTTAGAAAAAGGCCTCATCAAGGGCGGCTCGCTTGAGAACGCCGTCGTCGTCCGCGGCAACGAGGTGATGAGCAAGGAAGCCCTTCGTTTCCCCAATGAATTCGCCCGCCACAAGGCGCTCGATGTCATCGGCGATCTGATCCTTTCCGGCAAGCGCATCCTCGGCCACGTCATCGCCGTGAAGCCGGGCCACGGCCCGAACTCGAAACTCGCTGCCACGCTGAAGCGCGAATACGGCCGCATGCGCTCCCTCGCCGCGCCCTTCGCCCTGCCACGCGGCGAGACCGTCCTCGATATCAACGACGTCCTCAAGATCCTGCCTCATCGCTACCCGTTCCTGATGGTGGACCGCATCATCGACATGGTCGGCGACTCGAAGTGCACCGGCGTGAAGAACGTCACCATCAACGAGCCCTACTTCATCGGACACTTCCCTGGCCATCCCATCATGCCCGGCGTGCTTCAGCTCGAAGCCATGGCTCAGGTTTCCTCCGTCCTCATGCTCCGCAAGCCGGAGAATCAAGGGAAGATCGGCTACTTCATGAGCGCGGACAACGTGAAGTGGCGCCGCCCCGTGCTTCCCGGCGACACCCTTCACATCGAAGCCGAAGTCATCAAGATCCGCGGCTCCATCGGCCAAACCCGCTGCCGCTGCATGGTCGGAAACGAAGTCGCCTCGGAAGCCGAACTGAAGTTCGCGCTCGTCGCCCAGTAA